One genomic window of Deltaproteobacteria bacterium HGW-Deltaproteobacteria-6 includes the following:
- the sppA gene encoding signal peptide peptidase SppA: MRKHPVILGLVILIALGAVLYVFFYRAGARSGSVTTQSFSLKDRIGVVTVEGVITDSLEITEIIDEFGKDSSIVAVVLRIDSPGGGVAASQEIYDAVVELKKKKKVVVSMGSVAASGGLLIACAGDKIVANPGTITGSISAIMQFANVEELLKKVGVKSSVVKSGQYKDIGSPTREMTPEERIIIQELVNDIYNQFIDVIVRDRKMTREQVMAIGDGRVFTGRKAKEYGLVDQLGDMAAAAKLASVLAGKNGKYDLVYPRKKHPSVFDYMFESAANQLSRSVKEKAEKWGGVSYLYHP; the protein is encoded by the coding sequence ATGAGAAAACATCCCGTAATTCTGGGATTGGTTATACTGATCGCACTGGGCGCTGTTCTATATGTGTTCTTTTATAGAGCAGGCGCCCGATCCGGTAGTGTCACCACGCAAAGCTTTTCTTTAAAAGACAGGATCGGTGTTGTGACTGTTGAAGGCGTGATCACCGACTCTCTTGAAATTACGGAAATTATAGATGAATTCGGGAAAGACAGCTCCATTGTGGCCGTAGTTCTGCGCATTGATTCACCCGGTGGTGGTGTTGCCGCGTCACAGGAAATTTATGATGCCGTAGTGGAACTCAAGAAAAAGAAAAAAGTGGTAGTATCAATGGGGTCTGTTGCTGCCTCAGGTGGTTTGCTGATTGCCTGTGCAGGTGATAAAATCGTGGCCAATCCGGGAACCATTACCGGGAGCATATCGGCGATTATGCAATTTGCCAATGTGGAGGAGCTTTTAAAAAAGGTCGGTGTGAAATCATCCGTTGTCAAAAGCGGACAGTACAAGGACATTGGTTCTCCTACGCGTGAGATGACGCCTGAAGAACGAATTATTATTCAGGAACTGGTTAATGACATTTACAATCAATTTATAGATGTTATTGTCCGGGATCGTAAAATGACTCGCGAGCAGGTTATGGCGATAGGGGACGGACGCGTTTTTACGGGAAGAAAGGCTAAAGAATACGGTTTGGTTGATCAGCTGGGCGATATGGCAGCCGCAGCAAAGCTGGCCAGCGTTCTGGCCGGTAAAAACGGAAAATACGATTTGGTTTATCCTAGAAAAAAGCACCCTTCCGTTTTTGATTATATGTTCGAAAGCGCGGCCAATCAGCTCAGCCGATCCGTAAAAGAGAAAGCTGAGAAATGGGGAGGGGTCAGTTATTTGTACCACCCCTGA